Genomic window (Rhinatrema bivittatum chromosome 9, aRhiBiv1.1, whole genome shotgun sequence):
TGTACTGGTGCTGTCTGTCACTGACATTGTGGTTCCTATCACTGATGTATGGCTCTCAGTTACTTTGCTAGCTATTGGGGTACTGGCGCTGGTTTCTGTTGCTGTACTGGTGCTCTCTGTCACTGGGACTGTACTTCTGATTACTGATATATGCCCCTCAGTTATTGTACTACTTATTGGGGTACTAGCATTATTTTCTGTTACTGTACTGTTGCTCTCTGTCACTGGGATTGTAGTTCCTATTGCTGATGTATGGCTCTCACCTTTTGTGCTACTTATTGGGATACTAGTGCTAGTTTCTGCTGCAGTAATGGTGCTGTCTGTCACTGGGACTGTACTTCTGATTACAGATGTATGGCTCTCAGTTACTGTGCTACTTATTGGGATACTGGCACTAGTTTCTGATGCAGTAATGATACTATCTGTAACTGGGATTGTAGTTCCTATTACTGAGGTGTACCCCTCAGTTATTGTATTACTTATTGGGGTACTAGTGTTATTTTCTGTTACTGTACTACTTTTCTCTGTCACTGGGATTGTAGTTCCTATTACTGAGGTGTACCGCTCAGTTATTGTGCTACTTATTGGGATACTAGCGCTAGTTTCTGCTTCACTAATGGTGCTCTCTGTCACTGACATTGTGCTTCCTATCATTGATGTAAGGCTCTCAGTTACTATGCTAGTTATTGGAGTACTGGTGCTGGTTTCTGTTGCTGTAATGGTGCTCTCTGTCACTGACATTGTTGTTCCTATCACTGATATATGGCTCTCAGTTACTATGCTAGCTATTGGGGTACTAGTGCTACTTTCTGTTGCTGTACTGCTGCTTTCTGTCACTGAGATTGTACTTCCTATTACTGATGTATGGCTGTCATTTACTGTGCTAGCTATTGGGGTACTAGTGCTTGCTTCTGTTACTGTACTAGTCGTCTCTGTCACTGGGATTGTAGTTCCTATCACTGACGTATGATTCTCAGTTACTGTGCTAGCTATTTGGGTACTAGCGCTAGTTTCTGTTGCAGTAATGGTGCTCTCTGTCACAGGGATTCTGGTTTCAATTACTGATGTATGAAGCTCTGTTATTGTGCTACTTATTGGGGTACTAAAACTAGTTTCTTTTGCAGTATTGGTGCTCTCTGGCACTGGGAATGTAGTTCCTATCACTGATGTATGGCTCTCAGTTACTATGCTAGCCATTGGGCCCCTATTGCTGGTTTCTGTTACTGTAGTGGTGCTCTCTGTCACTGACATTGAGGTTCCTATCACTGTTGTATGGCTCTCAGTTATTGTGCTAGCTATTGGGATACTGGTGCTGGTTTCTGTTGTACTGGTGCTCTGTGTCACTGACATTGTGGTTCCTATCACTGATGTATGGCTCTCAGTTACTGTGCTAGCTATTGGCGTACTGGTGCTGATTTCTGTTGCTGCACTGGTGCCCTCTGACACTGACATTGTTGTTCCTGTCACTGATGTATGACCCTCAGTTATTGTACTACTTATTGTGGTACTAGCGTTCTTTTCTGTTACAGTACTGCTGCTCTCTGTTACTGGGATTGTAGTTTCTATTACTGAGGTATGGCTCTCAGTTATTTTGCTACTTATTGGGATACTAGCGCTAGTTTCTGCTGCAGTAATGATGCTCTTTGTCACTGGGATTGTAGTTCCTATTACTGATGTTTGCCCCTCAGTTATTGTACTACTTATTGGGGTAACAGTGTTATTTTCTGTTACTGTACTGCTGCTCTCTGTCACTGACATTGTGGTTCCTATCACTGATGTATGGCTCTCAGTTACTGTGCTAGCTATTGGGGTACTAGCGCCAGTTTCTGTTAATGAACTAGTGCTATTTATCACTTGGATTGTGCTTCCTTTCATTGATGTATGGCTCTCAGTTACAGTGCTACCTATTGCGGTACTAGCACTTCTTTCTATTACTGTACTAGTGGTCTCTGTGACTGGGATTGTAGTTCCTATTACTGATGTATGACTCTCAGTTACTGTGCTAGCTAtttggttattagcgctagtttCTGTTGCAGTAATGatgctctctgtcactgggaCTGTACTTCTAATGACTGATATATGCCCCTCAGTTATTGTACTACTTATTGGGGTACTAGCATTATTTTCTGTTACCGTACTTCCGCTCTCTGTCACTGGGATTGTAGTTCCTATTACTGATGTATGGCTCTCACTTTTTGTGCTACTTATTGTGATACTAGCGCTAGTTTCTGTTGCAGTAATGGTGCTGTCTGTCACTGGGACTGTAGTTCCTATTGCTGATGTATGCTCCTCAGTTATTGTACTATTTATTGGGGTACTAGCATTATATTCTGATACTGTACTGCTGCTCTCTGTCACTGGGATTGTAGTTTCTATTACTGATGTTTGGCTCTCAGTTATCGTGCTTCTTATTGGGATACTAGTGCTAGTTTCTGCTGCAGTAATGGTGCTCTCTATCACTGGCAATGTAGATGCTATCACTGATGTATGCCTCTCAGTTACTATGCTAGCTATTGGGCTCCTAGTGCTAGTTTCTGTTACTGTACTGGTGCTCTCTGTCACTGACGTTGTTCCTATCACTGATGTATGGCTCTCAGTTACTGTGCTAGCTATTGGGGTATTGGTGCTGTTTTCTATTGCTGTACTGATGCTCTCTGTCACTGACATTGTGGTTCCTATCACTGATGTATGGCTCTCAGTTACTATGCTAGCTATTGGGGAACTGGTGCTGGTTTCTGTTGCTGTACTGGTGCTCTCTGTCACTGACATTGTTGTTCCTATCACTGATGTATGCCCCTCAGTTATTGTACTACTTATTGGGGTACTAGCGTTATTTTCTCTTACTGTACTGCTGCTCTCTTTCACTAGGATTGTTGTTCCTTTTACTGATGTATGGCTCTCAGTTATTGTGCTACTTATTGGGATACTAGCGCTAGTTTCTGCTGCAGTAATGGTGCTCTCTGTCACTGGCAATGTAGTTCCTATCACTGATGTATGGCTCTCAGTTACTGTGCTAGCTATTGGGGTATTAGCGCTAGTTTCTGTTAATGAACCAGTGGTCTCTGTCACTGGGATTGTAGTTCCTATCACTGATGTATGGCTCTCAGTTACTGTGCTACCAATTGGAGTACTAGAGCTGCTTTCTGTTACTGTACTGCTGCTCTCTGACCCTGGGATTGTAGATCCTATCACTGATGTATGGCTCTCAGTTACTGTGCTAGCTATTGGGGTACTAGCACTAGTTTCAGTTAATGAACTAGTGCTCTCTATCACTTGGATTGTGGTTCTTATCATTGATGTATGGCTCTCAGTTACAGTGCTAGCTATTGCGGTTCTAGCACTTGCTTCTGTTACTGCACTAGTGCCCTCTGTCCCTGGGATGGTAGTTCCTATCACTGTCGTATTATTCTCAGTTACTGTGCTAGCTATTTGGGTTCTAGCGCTAGTTTCTGTTGCAGTAATGGTGCTCTCTGTCACAGGGATTCTGGTTTCAATTACTGATATATGAAGCTCTGTTATTGTGCTACTTATTGGGGAACTAAAACTAGTTTCTTTTGCAGTATTGGTGCTCTGTGACTCTGTGATTGTAGTTCCTGTTACTGATGAATGGCTCTCACTTTTTGTGCCACTTATTGGGATACTAGTGCTAGTTTCTGCTGCAGTAATGGTGCTGTCTGTCACTGGGACTGTACTTCTGATTACAGATGTATGGCTCTCAGTTACTGTGCTACTTATTGGGATACTAGCACTAGTTTCTGCTGCAGTAATGATGCTATCTGTCACTGGGATTGTAGTTCCTATTACTGATGTATGCCCTTCAGTTATTGTACTACTTATTGGGGTACTAGCATTATTTCCTGTTACTGTACTGCTGCTCTCTGTCACTGGGATTATAGTTCCTATTACTGATGTTTGGCTCTCAGTTATTGTGCTTCTTATTGGGATACTAGTGCTAGTTTCTGCTGCAGTAATGGTGCTCTCTATCACTGGCAATGTAGATGCTATAACTGATGTATGCCTCTCAGTTACTATGCTAGCTATTGGGCTACTAGTGCTAGTTTCTGTTACTGTACTGGTGATCTCTGTCACTGACATTGTTGTTCCTATCACTGATGTATGGCTCTCAGTTACTGTGCTAGCTATTGGGGTACTGGCTCCGGTTTCTGTTGCTGTACTGGTGCTCTCTGTCATGGACATTGTTATTCCTGTCACTGATGTATGCTCCTCAGTTACTGTGCTAGCTATTGGGGTACTAGCGCTAGTTTCTGTTAATGAACTAGTGGTCTCTGTCACTGGGATTGTAGTTCCTATCACTGATGTATGGCTCTCAGTTACTGTGCTACCAATTGGAGTACTAGAGCTGCTTTCTGTTACTATACTGCTGCTCTCTGACACTGGGATTGTAGATCCTATCACTGATGTATGGCTCTCAGTTATTGTGCTAGCTATTGGGGTACTAGCGTTATTTTCTGTCACTGTACTGCTGCTTTTTGACACTGGGATTGTAGATCCTATCACTGATGTATGGCTCTCAGTTACTGTGCTAGCAATTGGCGTACTAGCGCTAGTTTCAGTTAATGAACTAGTGCTCTCTATCACT
Coding sequences:
- the LOC115099610 gene encoding uncharacterized threonine-rich GPI-anchored glycoprotein PJ4664.02-like codes for the protein MSVTDSTSTVIETSTSSPMASIETERHTSVIGTTFPVPESHSTVIESSSSTAIGSRVTENHTSVIGTTIPVTGSTSTVTEESASTAIGSTVTESHTSMIGSTIQVIDSTRSLTDTSTSTPIASTVTEGHTSVIGTTMSVTESSSTATETSTSTTIASTVTDSHTSVIGTTMSVADSTSTVIETSTSSPMASIVTERHTSVIGTTFPVPESHSTVIESSSSTAIGSRVTENHTSVIGTTIPVTESTSTVTEESASTAIGSTVTESHTSMIGTTIQVIESTSSLTETSASTPIASTVTESHTSVIGSTIPVSKSSSTVTENNASTPIASTITESHTSVIGSTIPVSESSSIVTESSSSTPIGSTVTESHTSVIGTTIPVTETTSSLTETSASTPIASTVTEEHTSVTGITMSMTESTSTATETGASTPIASTVTESHTSVIGTTMSVTEITSTVTETSTSSPIASIVTERHTSVIASTLPVIESTITAAETSTSIPIRSTITESQTSVIGTIIPVTESSSTVTGNNASTPISSTITEGHTSVIGTTIPVTDSIITAAETSASIPISSTVTESHTSVIRSTVPVTDSTITAAETSTSIPISGTKSESHSSVTGTTITESQSTNTAKETSFSSPISSTITELHISVIETRIPVTESTITATETSARTQIASTVTENNTTVIGTTIPGTEGTSAVTEASARTAIASTVTESHTSMIRTTIQVIESTSSLTETSASTPIASTVTESHTSVIGSTIPGSESSSTVTESSSSTPIGSTVTESHTSVIGTTIPVTETTGSLTETSANTPIASTVTESHTSVIGTTLPVTESTITAAETSASIPISSTITESHTSVKGTTILVKESSSTVRENNASTPISSTITEGHTSVIGTTMSVTESTSTATETSTSSPIASIVTESHTSVIGTTMSVTESISTAIENSTNTPIASTVTESHTSVIGTTSVTESTSTVTETSTRSPIASIVTERHTSVIASTLPVIESTITAAETSTSIPIRSTITESQTSVIETTIPVTESSSTVSEYNASTPINSTITEEHTSAIGTTVPVTDSTITATETSASITISSTKSESHTSVIGTTIPVTESGSTVTENNASTPISSTITEGHISVIRSTVPVTESIITATETSANNQIASTVTESHTSVIGTTIPVTETTSTVIERSASTAIGSTVTESHTSMKGSTIQVINSTSSLTETGASTPIASTVTESHTSVIGTTMSVTESSSTVTENNTVTPISSTITEGQTSVIGTTIPVTKSIITAAETSASIPISSKITESHTSVIETTIPVTESSSTVTEKNASTTISSTITEGHTSVTGTTMSVSEGTSAATEISTSTPIASTVTESHTSVIGTTMSVTQSTSTTETSTSIPIASTITESHTTVIGTSMSVTESTTTVTETSNRGPMASIVTESHTSVIGTTFPVPESTNTAKETSFSTPISSTITELHTSVIETRIPVTESTITATETSASTQIASTVTENHTSVIGTTIPVTETTSTVTEASTSTPIASTVNDSHTSVIGSTISVTESSSTATESSTSTPIASIVTESHISVIGTTMSVTESTITATETSTSTPITSIVTESLTSMIGSTMSVTESTISEAETSASIPISSTITERYTSVIGTTIPVTEKSSTVTENNTSTPISNTITEGYTSVIGTTIPVTDSIITASETSASIPISSTVTESHTSVIRSTVPVTDSTITAAETSTSIPISSTKGESHTSAIGTTIPVTESNSTVTENNASTPISSTITEGHISVIRSTVPVTESTSTATETSASTPIASKVTESHTSVIGTTMSVTDSTSTVTETSTSSPIASIVTESHTSVIGTTLPVTESTITAAEISASMPISSRVTESPTSVIRSTVPVTVSTITAAESSASIPIIPVSESSNTVTEDNATTPISSTITEGHTSVIRSTVPVTESTSTATENISTTPRSSTVTESHTSVMGTTIPVTETRSTVTETGASTLISSTVTESHTSVVGTTFPAPESTNTAKETSSSTPISSTRTEHHTSVIETRIPVTESTITATETSASNQIASTVTESHTSVIGTTIPESTGTVTEASASTTTGSTVTESHTSMIGTTIQLIESTSSLTETSASTPIASTITESHTSVIGTIMSVTESTSTVTETSTSSPIASIVTESHTSGIGTTLLVRESTITAAETSARIPISSTITESHTSVIGTTIPVRESNSTVTENNASTPISSTIAEGHTSVIGTTIPMTNSTITAAETSVSVPISSTVTESHTSVISTVPVTESTSTATENISKTPRNSTVTESHTSVIGTAVPVTETTSTVTETSANTLISSTVTESHTSVVGTTFPVPESTNTAKETSSSTPINSTVTEHHTSIIETRIPVKESTRTATETSASTPITSTITESHTSMMGTTIPVTETTSTLTENISSTPINSTNESHTSVIGTTIPVKETTSTVTETSASTPIDSSVTESHTSMIGTIIEVIESTSTLIETSASAPIHSTVTENHTSVIGPTIPVTESSSTVTENNDSTAISSTINEGHTSVIGTTIPVTDSTITAAEISASMPISSRVTESPTSVIRSTVPVTVSTIAAAESSASIPIIPVSESSNTVTEDNATTPISSTITEGHTSVIRSTVPVTESTSTATENISTTPRSSTVTESHTSVMGTTIPVTETRSTVTETGASTLISSTVTESHASVVGTTFPAPESTNTAKETSSSTPISSTRTEHHTSVIETRIPVTESTITATETSASNQIASTVTESHTSVIGTTIPVTESTGTVTEASASTTRGSTVTDSHTSMIGTIMSVTESTSTVTETSTSSPIASIVTESHTSGIGTTLLVRESTITAAETSARIPISSTITESHTSVMGTTIPVRESSSTVTENNASTPISSTIAEGHTSVIGTTIPMTNSTITAAETSVSVPISSTVTESHTSVISTVPVTESTSTATENISKTPRNSTVTESHTSVIGTAVPVTETTKSL